Genomic DNA from Terriglobales bacterium:
CAGGCTATACAGGTTCACGCCGGATACGCCGTGGGCTCCGAACATGGTGAAGACCCAGCCCCCAACGACAGCGCCAACGATTCCCAGCACGATATCGAGAATCACTCCTTCGCCACTCTTGTTTACTAGCTTGCTGCCTATGAACCCAGCAATCAGACCCAATACGATCCAGGCCAAAATCGACATAATCCTTCTCCTTTAAACTTGGTTATTGTTGCTCGTTCGGTTTGTATTGAAACTTTCAAGAAATCAGCGCGGACCCTCGAGAAACCCCAGGTTTGAGGACAGATCGAGGGT
This window encodes:
- a CDS encoding GlsB/YeaQ/YmgE family stress response membrane protein; translation: MSILAWIVLGLIAGFIGSKLVNKSGEGVILDIVLGIVGAVVGGWVFTMFGAHGVSGVNLYSLFVAVIGAVLILVVYHAVRGGRTRA